One Streptomyces sp. CG4 genomic window, CTGGCAGCATGACGATCATGAGCCGGATCATCTCGTACAGCACAGCCGACAAGGCAGACGTCCTGGGGTTTCTCGGGGCCGCCGGAAACCTCACGTCTGACCAGCAGCGCGTCCTCGACATGGTGCGCGAGATGGCGCGGAACAGCCAACTTGAGCTGGACCGCCAGGGCATCGACTGGGGCTTGTCGGTCTCCGACGCGCTCGAACACCTCATAGCCGGTCACGCGAGTTCGGACGCGGAGTACGCGGCCGGTGCCTACTACCAGGCTCTGCAGCACATCATCGACTGCAACGCGTCCGACCCCAGCGACCTGGGGGTGTACTCCAAGCCCTCCACCTTCTTCGGCCTGGTCGACGAAGAACTGCGCCGCCTGGACGTGAGCGCTGATCTGCTGCTGCACGAGCACCTGTTCTCTGGGCCACCACAGGAGATCCCCTTCCACATCCCCTACCCCGTGGACGGCCCCCACATCGGCATGTTCCCGTTGGCCAAGGCCAAGCCTGCTGCCGACGCCTACCGTGCCGTGCTGGACCGCATGGAAGACGGCTTCCGGTACGACATCCAAGAACTCATCGAGAAGCTTGAGTTCGAGCACGAGGAATGGGAGTACGCGACGAAGAACATCGACTGGTACACCCAGGACACGATCTTCTTCTCCATCACCGGCTGACCAATCAGGACGCGACACCCAGGCCTCGCCCCGCATCGGAGGAGACTGTCGTTGCTCCTTTCCGCTAGTGGGAATGCTCCGACCAAAGGGCCGGTAAGCAGATAAGGAAAGGGAAACTTGGGGGTTGGAGCTCGGGGCGCCGGGGTGCTTTCCTTCCCGTCGGAATGTGTGGGGCCTCTGATGGACCGCGCCCGCAGTACATCCGTGGGCCGCTTGAACTGCTGGACGCCATGCGCGCCCTGCGGTTCGCCCACGGCAACAAGGCACTGTTCGAGCTGGAGTTGGCGGCTACCAAGGACGGCGTCAGCTTTCTGCCGCGCAGCTCTCTGGGCGCGGTTCTCAGCGGCACGCGGATGCCCTCCAAGACCCTGCTGCTCACCTTCGTGAAGATGCGCGGTGGGGTGAAGCCAGGCACTCCCGCAGCTCTCCAGTGGGAGCATGCCTGGGAACGGGCGGATGCCTACCGGCGTGGACAGCCGATACACGCCGCTGGCCATCTGCAGCAGCCGGAACAGATTCCGGAGCAGAGGGTGCAGCCGGACGCGATTGGTCTCCGCTCGCGCTCTGACACAGCGTCGGCTACCCGCCGGGGCCGACCGGCGCGGCGGCCGTCGCAGTGGCGGCGGTTGGCGAGCCGGCTACTGCTGCAGGCCCTGCAGGCATCCGTGCACCATGCGGGAGCCTCCGGGACCTGACACCAGCAACAGCGCAGTGAGCGCCGCCCGTACAACACAGGCCGGGGCGGCGCTTCCGCATGTCTCAGATCACGACTCTTTCACACGGCCGACTGGACGAACAGTTCTGGATCTGGTGTGGCCCGACGTCGAGGGGCTGGCCATCGACGCGGTGGACGTCGTTGGGAGCGCGGTGTGGGTCGACCTGCGTTCTCGGCAGGAGACGGTGACGTGCCCCTCGTGCGACGTGACTGCGTCACGCGTGCACATCAAGTACTTGCGGCGCTTGGCGGACCGCCCGCTGGGCGGGCGGCGGGTGTTGCTGCGGCTGCGGGTCCGCCGGTTCTTCTGCGACAACGGCCCCTGCTCCCGCCGCACGATGGTGGAGCAGGTACCGAGCCTGACCACGCGGTACCGACGCAGAACCACGGCCCTCGCCCGGATGGTGCAGGCGATCGGACTGGCCGTCGGCGGCCGGGCAGGTGACTTCATGGCCAGCCGCCCGCTCCCCGCGCCCTCCACTACCCACTGGCTCGATGCGAGGACACCGTACGCAACCGCTGGCGCACCCGCGTCACCGAGCGCCAACACCACCTGAACATCGGCTCGGCGTGAACCGTGACAGCCTGCCCGGCGCCCCTCTGACCGGCTCACATACGGCTGCGGTCCGCTAACACGCCAGGTGTTCGCGGGCCGCAGTCGCACAGGCAGGCAGGCAGGCAGGCAGGCAGGCAAGTTCAGAGTGCGCCCGGGTCGATGCCCTGCGCACGCGCGAGAGCGAACAGAACTCGTTCGATCGTGTCCAGACGTTCGGCGATCGACCGCTCCCCCAGCGAGCCGATGGTGTCGGCGAAGGCAGCGATGACGTACTCGGTCACATGAGTCTCCAGCCCCTCTAGGGATTGAGGTCCAGTACGCGGACCGGCTCGCCGATCCAACGGTCGGGGGCGGTCGTAGCGACGATCGCCCCGTCAGGACGGTCCAGGGTGGGCTGAGCAGCTCGAGGAGTCCGAGTGCGCGACCGCCACGGCCGCCGTCGGCCGCGGCGACGCACCACCACTCTGAGCAGATCATGGATCGACTGCGCGAGGCAGCTGAGAAGTTGTCGAAGGGTTCGTTCATCATCGGCGACGACGCGCTGGAAGTTGTCCCGATGCAGGAGCACGGTGGCCGGTCCGTGGGGGATGACCTGTTTGGGGTTTCCGCGTGGCTGCACCGGTTGTCGGAGGACGTCGACGTGCCCTACAACACGGTCAAGGAGTACCGGTGGGTGGCCAGCCGGTGGCCCGAGCGGCACCGGTGCTCAGGTGTGGCCTTCAGCACCCACCAGATCCTCGCCGCGATCTCGGATCCCGAGGAGCGCTGGGCGGCGATCAAGAACCCGCCGCTGGACGCGCGGACCAGCAAGCGGCGGTGGACTCCGGAGACGGCCCGGCACAGGGTGGGCTACCACGAGCCGGGACCCGAGACGGTGTAGGAGGAGATCGTGGCCGTGCACGACCTGGTCGCCGACGAGCAGGTCACATCGGCGCCTTCACGCAGGCCGCGTAGTGGTCGTTCGGCGCGCCGGCGCCGAGGCAGCGGAGGTCGACGAGAGGTTTGCCGTTCGAGACGATCAGGCCCTGCTGAGGGGCGTTGACGGTGACCGTGGATGACGAGAAGCCGTCTCCGCCGGTGAGGACCGTGTTCGTGTCGGCGGAGGTGGGAGCGGCGAGCGCGAAGGCGCCGAGGGTGAGCAGCACACTCGCGGTCGTACAGGCCATGGAGCGGCGTACGCAGTTCACATCTGACTCCTGACGATCAGTAAATATGACATAAGCAACAATAGGAGTGATGTACCTACGAAGAGGCCAGCGCCACGAGCCTTCCTCCGTCATACCGCTCGTCCGGATCAGGCAAGGCAACGACGCCGGCCAGCAGCCCGGCGGGCGGGCTCAGCATCAGCAACGGCAGGCTGGCCCCGGACTGCAACGGGCCCAGGCATGCGAATTTTCCACTCCGGGACCCGGCCGCCGCGGACCCCGCACGCACAACAGCACCCCGGACCACGCAGCACCACGAGATCCGGGGCACCCCTTCCAGCCGTCGGCCCGCGACAGGTCAGGGGACAAGGACCGACAGGATCCATCCGACCGCGCACAACAGCACCCAGGCGAAGCACACGCCCTACGACCCTGCTCGGTCGTGGACCGGACACGATGTCGGGGTGGCACAGCTGCTGACGCCGGCCACCGAGGCGACCGACGCCGAACCGGGCGTGACCTCGTCCGGCGTGGCCGCCTGTCAGCGGGAGCAGTCCCGCCACGCCCGGCGGAAGTCATCGAGTTCACGGCGCTGGCGCCGTTCCTCGGCGAGCACCGCTGCCAGGGCGTCGCGGTCGGTGTGCTCGTCGACCAGGCCGAGGACCAGGCGGTGCAGCTCGGCGGATTCCAGCGCTTCGACTTCCCACGGGACGGGACGATCCGGACGAAGTCCGTGCCGCCGGGCGAAGGCCGGCCACCGCGGATCCGCCGCCTTCCCCACCGCCGTGGGCAGCCGCCATTCGCGCACCTGGTCCACCGTGAGCGCCAGGCGCTCGACAGAACGACCAGCGGGCGCGCGGCACTCAGAAGGCGTAGCGCCATACCTCCACTCTGCATTCCAGCCCTCCCCCATTTCCGCCTCCACATGAAAGCTTCAGGATCTTCACAGGCAGTCGAAGATCCCAGGCGGGAAGGTCGTGCACCTGCCAACAGGAATCACCGGACGATGACAGGTAGTCACCCGGCCCCCGGCGGTGGACTTGGTGACGGCGGACGATCTCGCCTCCGCACGGGCCCGCGGCCGGGTCGGCGGACGCCGACCCAAGCTCACCGAGGACCAGGCCGCGCTCGCCCAACGGCTCTACGACGAGCGGGAGAAGACCGTCCAGCAGATCCCCGACATGTTCGGCGTTCCCCGGTCGACGGTGTACGGCGACCTCGACAAGACCAAGACCGTGCCCCGCCATCCGAAGTAGACCACGGTCACCAAGCTCTGAAAGCTACCGGCTGGTTACTTGTTCCCTGGTGTCCGAGCTGGGACTCCGGGGCCGAGAAGGCCGGCGGCGGTTGCGACAACCGCGAGGGCTTCGGCGCGGGTCCAGGAGCCTGCTTCCCGCGTCGTCGTGATGGGACCGCCGAACAGGTTGTAGGCACTCTGGAGAGCAGGGCCCCGCTGCGCCTGGTCCCGCTCAGTGGCCTTCTTACCCAGTGCATCTCCTGTGTCCGGGCATTGATGAGTGAGATCACCAACCGATCGACCAAGAGCCCTGCCGTGTCATTCGGCTTCCGCGTTGTGTCGCTGATCGTGTTTCGAGGTCGGTGACGCCGCGGAGCGCAGCGGGGTGGGCTCGCTCAGGCCGAACGGGTGAATCCCCGTACCTGTGCGCGCCCGACCTCCTTCCCACGGAAAGGCATGGGGCACCAGTTCGCTGAACCATGCGCCGGCATCCACTGACAGGAGAGCCATCACCGTGAAGCGTCCCATGTCTCTGCTTCTTGTCACGGCATCTCTGACTTGCGGCTTACTCACCGGTGCGAGCGGACTGGCCCACGCCACACCCCGCGCCGTGCCCGATGACGTCACCGTGCCCATGTGCTACGCGGGCGGCGGCATTCCTGTGATCGATCCCAGCCAAAGTCGCCTGGTCTGCCTCGGCGGCGAATGGAACGGTCAACCCATCATCCTGTTCTGACCGAAAGTAGCGCCACGCGACAGACTTCGCGACGCGCGCGAGCGCTGTCTGCGCTGCGCTTCGCGCTCGGCTGGGAAACCCCAGCCGAGCGCCCATCTAAACTGCTCGCGTCCTGATCAACCCCACGGTGTTGCGACGACCCCTGGAATCCGCCTTGAAGCCGGGCTTCTCCGTAGCAGATGGTCAGGGAGTCGGCTCGGGCTCGAGGGCCTGGACTCGCCGTGAGAGCTGCGCCGCCCGTGCCGGGGCTCCCACGCTGCTTCCACCAGCTGGTGTGTGATGAAGCGTTGGGAGTAGGGGGAAGCGCGAGCACGGATCGATGGATCGATGCGCCCAAACGGTGGGCATGTGCAGCAGTCGTCGCTATCGGCGCACTGGCGGGCTGCGCCGACCACGGTACGGCCGCCGGCACCCGAGCAGACGGGGCGCCGGGACCGTCACAGACCCCCGCACCGGGCAAGAATGGCACGATCAGCCCTCGCGGCCCACGCTGCCTCCGGCACGTCCACCAGTGCTGCATGTGCACGGCGCGTACAACTACACGGTGCAGATCCTGGACGCCAAGACCACGACGGATCTGCCGAACAACCCTCCACCAGCTGGAACCACAGCGGTGGCCCTGCTGGTACGGGTGGAGGCCGAGCCCCGCAACCGCAGCATCATGGCGCCCACGATCGAGCCAGCTGTCAACTACCCGAGTCTCACGACCGACCTGGACAAGCACCCCGGCACAGGCCTCGGGACGTATCTCGACGACGGCACGGACTACGTGACCGAGGACCAGTTGCTCTCCGGCGGTGAGGGCGCCGATGGTGTGCGTCCCATGACAGGCACACTCCAGGCGAACACCGTGTATTACCACTGGGTCTGGCAGCTCGTCTCGGAGAAGGCGAACCTGACCGATGCCTCCCTCTGCGAGACGCGCTCCATCGGTCACAACTGCATCCCGATTGGTGCGATCAAACGCCAAGCCTGACATCGAACCCTGACACTCGGTCGGACCGGGGCCGGCCGCAGAGCAGCCGAGTCGGCCGAGGAGAGTAGGGACAGAAGCTCGCCCAGCGCCTGGCAGCCGGAGAGTCCCCCGGCCACCGCGCGGCTCAGTCCGTGTGCTCGCCCGAAGCCCGGCTCCCAGCACTGCTCAGCCCCAGGTCTCGCCGGTGACGAGGTTGGGACCGAGATGCCGGGCGGCGACGGACACGAGGGGCGGAAGCGGGCCGTCCTCACTCGCGTGTTTGAAGGTGTGCACCAGGCAGGTGCGCACGGGATGCACTGGTCCATGGGGCTTCCAGCCATCGTTCGTGGACAGGGGCCGGTTCTGCGGACGGGCCAGGGAGAAGGCGACGAGCATCGTGCGTTTGTCCTCGAACCGGAAGTAGTCGGCGATCGCCCGGTTGGTGAAGTCCAGATACTGGAAGACGACCGCCACGTCCTCCTCCCCATATGGTGCCCGCTGCAGGGCCGGCAGCACGTCGAGAATGGCGTCACCGCGGGCCAGCAGGCGGGCCCGCTCGTATGAGTCACCCCACGGCGGCGGATCGTCGTCCCGCAGGCCTTCGGGGTACTCCTCGGAATGCAGAACGGTGCCGAGGCCAGGCTCGTCCCAGCGTGCCTGCCCACTGACGCTCCCCCAGTTCAAACTCGCATTGACGCACAACTCCCCCGCCAGCAGCGCCCAGGGCGTGCAGGCCACCCGCTCGCGCGCCAGGTCGACCACGAGCTGCCCGAAATCTTCCCGGGACAGCAGAACCGGCTCGGCGGGCGCGGTGAAGGCATCGGTCCATATCCCCATGCCACGTGGTGTACAGGCAAGCCACCAGAAAGCGCCAACCAGGGACGGAGATCCAGGAGGATCCGGCCGAGACGTAGCCGCTACGTCGAGACCTGAGGGGCTTCACCTTCGGTGGCTGACAATGCGACGGCCCCGCTGCCAGCGCCAGTAGGGCCAGGGTTGTACAGGCGCGGTCAGCCGCAGTAGCCGGACACTGGGTCACGCTGCGGGGTTCCGGTGCCGTAGTACCAGTCAGTTCCCCGGGCTGCCGAAGAGCAGCCATAGTAGGTCCCGACGAGCTGAGCCTCCGCCGCCCAGTGATCCGGATTCGCATTGTGGATCTCGAAGGCCGGCGAGTAGATGTCCTTGGTCGCCGTGGAGTCCATCGTGGAAGGCCCGGTGGTGGGTCCATAGTTCCCGGAATAGATGTCGACCTGCACCATCGTCCCGCTGAACTTCGACTGGAAGCCGGACGACCACTGGAAGTGAGCACGGGCGTTGACCACGCCGCCCCCGCAGTTCTGGTACTGCTGCTCGACCTGACCAGCGTACGTCCACGTACCGTAGTAGAAACCGTAGCCGTACAGATTCCCCGGGGCGCCGACGTTGTTCCACGGCGCGCCGCAGTCCGTCATGGGGCGGACGGCGGCGTCGGCGGCCGGCGCCGAAATCCCGAGGCCGCAGAGCGCCATCGTCGTCGCGGCTATGGCAAAGCTTCTTCGAATCCGCATGGGTCCCCCTTGATGCGCAGCAGGCGAGTTGGCCCAAGCGAGAGTAGGAGGCGGCTGCCGTGGTCGTTAGCCCGGAATTCGCCATCCGCTTGGGCGCGAACCTTGTCCTTGACAGGCTGGGAGATTCGCTGTCCGGTCGTCGCCGTGCCCGGAGCGGGCGACGGCGCAGGCGGCATCCTCAACGCCTATGGCGCTTCGCTCATCAACACCGACCTCCGCTGCCTGGTGCCGCTACCGGAGGGGGAGGGCATCGGGGGGCACGCACTCGGCGGGCCCAAGGCCGCGTGCAACATCGCGCCCGTCGACCAGTACGAGGCACCGCAGAAGCTGCTCTGAAGAGCGGCAACGAAGACAGCCCCGGAAATTCGCCAATGAACGGCCGTGCTGGGGGGCTGTACGGGCTGGGGTGGATCTTAAGGGGCTGTACGTCGAGTGTCGTACGTGGATGCTGTACGCGAGCGACCGCGGCGTCCGTTGCCGGACTGTGTGACGGCCGGGTTCGAGGATGTGGCGCCGGTGCGGCCGTTTCGCTGGTCGCGGGCTGAAAGGCCCGCCGGTCAGGCGGCCTTCCGGCGCTGGGGCGGCTTGCGCATCTTCACCCCGCCGACGATGAGCGCCAGCCCCACGGCGACGATGCCGAGGTAAGCGGGGGACGGAAGGTCGACCACTTTGTGCATCCAGCCCCACTCCGTGCCGAAGAGGGTCTGCGAAGCGAAGCTGACAAGCCCCTGGGCTCCTACGACGTAGCCGATGCTTTCGGCGGTGTATCCGATGGTGGTTCGCATGAGTCGACTCTTTCGCGGCGGTGCCGCGAGATCGTCCTCCACAGGGCCGAAAACGCAGTAGTCCAAAGGATGCAGTCGCGTGCGGTTCCAGAGCCAATACCCATTGATCCGGCCGGAGTCGTGTCCCGTCTCTGTCGATCTGGCCTCTGTCTCTAGTGATCTGGTCTGGTTCGCTCGTCATCTCAGATGACCTGGTTCACCGCAAGCGGTGGCGTCGGCTGCAGCGGGTTGCTGTTCGGCGGGGAACAGGATGGGGCTGAGAAGGTAGCGGGTGCGTTCCTGCGAGGGTTCGTCGGCGAGGAGGGGCGCGATGGCTGCTTGCATCGCGCTGATCGGTGCTACAAGTGCGTCCCTGCTGAGCCAGATCGCGTGCTGCCGATAGCCGACGAGGTCGTCCACGGGATCGCTGCCTTGGCGCTGCAGGTAGGCGCCGAACTCCGCGATCAGGGCGGTCATGGCGGCAGTGAATGCCCGCTCGTGGTGCTGCGGGGTGAGCGCATGCACGGTTTCCGCGTCGATGTCCGCGCGTTCCTGCCGTAGCCGGTAGCGGCGTTCGACGGCACCCCGCACCCGCCGTTCGTCGGCGACGTCGAGGATGCCGCCCGCGGCGAGAAGATCGACGTGCCGGTAGACGGTCGCCTTGGACACGTCCGGGATCAGGGCGCAGAACTGCCCGGTGGTCAGGACCCGCCCACCGCGCAGTGCGTGGACCACGCGGAGGCGGACAGGATGCGCCAGGAGTTCCAAGGTGTCCATGGCGAGCCTGCAGAGGCGGTTCCCACCTGGGAGTTCGCATGGATGTCTGTGTGGGGTTCGTCGGTGCCGACGGCGTCCGTCGGCTCGGTCCGCCGGCCCGCTACTGGGGCTAGCCCTTCGAGCGTGCCTCACCGGCCCGGAAGTTCACCGCGTTCAAGGGGAGAAGAACTTCAGGGCGACTACTGGGCGGTGACCTCGCGGTCTCTGGTGGGCTACGAGTCGTGGGGGGAGCGGGCCGCAGCGATGGCCCTGGACCTCGATCCCGCCGTCGTGGCTCTGGCCTCCCAGCCGTTTCGCCTGATCTGGCCGGATGGTGATCGGGAACGCGAGCACAGCCCGGACCACTTCGCGCGGCTGGCCGACGGGACCGGCGTGGTGGTCGATGTCCGGCCTCAAGACCCGGTCGACGAGGAGGCCGCCGCGGTCTTCGCGTTCACCGCGCGGATCTGCGAGTCGGTGGGGTGGCAGTTCCGGCTGGTCGGAGACCTGGACCAGCCCTTCCGGGCGAATCTGCGCCGGCCGGCCCGCTACCGTGATCCGCGCAGTCACCGGGCGGCGGTGGCGGACCGGCTGCGGGAGGTGTTCACCGAACCGCAGATGCTTCTCGCCGGGGCCGAGAGGGCCGGGGACCGGCTGGCGGTGCTGCCGGTGCTCTATCACCTGCTTTGGCAGCACGAACTGACGACGGACCTGGTCGCGGCCCCGCTTGGCGCCGCCACGGTCGTCCGCCTGGCGGCCCGGAGGCGCTCGTGAGGTCCGCGCGTCCGGGCTGGTCGCCGACGCGCTGCCGGCCGGTCTGCGCCCGTCGGCCCTGGCCGTGGGCGGCCACGCCTGCGAGACTCCACGCCAGTGCACGGGGATACGCAACGGCCTGCGCGCCCACGTCGACGCACCCGCACTGGTCGTGGGTGACGCCGAACTCCTCGTACCCGCCGCCGGGTTGGACCGCGGCGTCGGGCTGGTCGCCGGCACCGGCTCGGTGGCGGTGGGCCGGCCCGCCGACGGCACGCCGGTGCAGGTCGGCGGCTGGGGCTCGGCCCTCGGGGACGAGGGCGGCGCGGCCGGGCTGGTCCGGGAGGCGGTGCGGGCCTGCTGGGCCGCCCATGACCGCGGCGAGGCTCCCGACGCGCCGGCAGCGGCGCTGCTCGGCGCGTTCGGCGTGCCCGAAGTGCCCGCGCTGGGCGCGGCGTTGGAACGCGCCACGCACCCCTCCGCGGAGCGGGGCCGGTGGGCACCGGCCGTCTTCGCCGCCGCCGATGCGGGCTCGGCGCTCGCCCGTGCCGTGATCGGCGCCCAGGGCCGGGCCCTGGCCGCGCTCGTGGCGCTGCCGGCCCGGCGGGGCGCGGCGGCGGACGACGTGGTGGTCGCGGGCGGCACGGTCCTCGCCCAGCCGCTGCTGTACGACGCGTTCACGGCGGCCCTTGCCGAGACGCTCCCTGCGGCCCGGCCACGGCCGCTGCCGGTGCCGCCGGTCGACGGGGCGGTGGTGCCGGCGCGTTCACTGCTGTGAGGTGAGGGCCGTGGGTTCGGCGCTGTGCGTTCCCGGTCGGTTCCGGGCGCCGGGCACCCCGCGTTCACCTGCCCAACAGGCGGAGATCACCGGGGGCTTCCCGCCGGGTCACACCCCGGGCCTACATATTCCCTCGTTCAACTTCTTTCTCCTTCTTTCCCACGGGACCGCACAACTCGGCACATCGCGCTCCCTGTCCCGTGGCCCCCTCCTGAGAGGCACAGGCATGCCGTCATCCGCCGGGCACCCCTCCTCCGTGCTGAACCGGCGCGGGTTCCTCACGACCTCGCTGGCCGCGTCGGCGGGTGTGCTCGCCGCCCCGGCCGTCGCCGTCTGGCTGCCGGCGGCCGACGCGAAGGCCGCGACCGGGCCGGCCGCGTTCGTGGACGACTACAAGACCAACGTCGTCGCCAACCAGACCCCCGAGACCAACGCGGTGGTCCGCATTCTCGGCGGCTTCGCCCAGGTCTGGAAGACCGGCTCCGCCTGGAACACCGGCATCCCGCTGCGCCCGGAAGTACTGCGCGCAGATCTGCGCTACTGCGCCCGGACCACGGCCCAGCGCACCGACGCACGGGCGAAGGAAGCCTTCCTCTACGACCGCCAGCACCAGAGTTACGCGATGATCGCGGGCCTCGGCCCGCTGGCGGACCTGTACACGGCGGGCGCCAAGGCGGTCACCTCGATCACGAGCGCACCCGACGGCACCCCGGCGACCACCGTCAGCGACGCCGTGCCCGCGGACGCCCCGGCCGGCTCGGCGCTCGGCGCCGGCGCGCACGACTCCGCGCTCGGCAAGGTCGCCGAACTGGTCGACACCCTGCGCGGCCCGTACGCCTCCGGGAACCCGGCCAAGTACGCCTACCGGTACCCGCGTCCGTGGCGCCTGACCGAGGACAGCGAGGTCGTGGACACCGGGCGGACGGACGCGTTCGGCTTTCCGGTGTACGACTCCCCCGTGGTCGTCGCTCCGCAGCTGCTGCGCCAGCGCGGCACCTCCCCGGCCGACGACGGCGGCTTCCCGAGCGGCCACACCAACGCCTTCCACCTGGCCGCGCTCGCGTACGCCTACGCCGTGCCCGAGCGCTTCCAGGAGCTGGTCACCCGCGCGTTCGAGCTGGCCCACACCCGGATCGTGGCGGGCATGCACCACCCCGTCGACGTCATCGGCGGCCGGATCATGGCCACCGCGCTCGCCGCGGCCACCCTCGCCGACCCGGCCAACGCCGAGCTGAAGGCCGCCGCCCGCGCACAGGCCCTCGCCTACTTCACCGAGCGGACCGGCACCACCGCCGACACGCTGTACGCCGCCGCGCACACCGGCACCGACCCGTACGGCGACCGGGACGCCAACGCGCACGCGGTCCGGCCGCGGCTGACCTACGTCCTCCCCCGGCAGGGCCGCGAGCTGCCGCCGACCGTGCCGAAGGGCGCGGAGGTGCTGCTGGAGACCCGGCTGCCGTATCTGACCGCGGACCAGCGCCGCGAGGTGCTGCGCAGCACCGCCCTGCCCTCGGGGTATGTGCTGCTCGACGGCTTCGAGCAGTGGGGGCGGCTGAATCTGTTCGCCGCGGCGGACGGCTACGGCGCCTTCGACTCCGACGTCACGGTCACGCTGGACCCCGCGGCGGGTGGATTCTCGGCAGCCGACGCCTGGCGCAACGACATCGCCGGGCGCGGCGGCCTGGTCAAGGGCGGCACCGGCACCCTGACGCTGACCGGCCGCAACCGCTACACGGGCGGGACGGTGCTGGCCACGGGCACACTGGTCGCCGGCTCCGCGGACGCCCTCGGCCACGGGGACGTACGGGTCGCCGACGGCACGTTGCGGGTGTCCGAACGGCTGCGGGTGCGCGGCGCGTACACGCAGGACGCGGGCACGCTCCAGGTCACGCTGCGGGCCGGCCGCAGGGCGCCGCTGACG contains:
- a CDS encoding BadF/BadG/BcrA/BcrD ATPase family protein; this encodes MAPPRSSAWRPGGAREVRASGLVADALPAGLRPSALAVGGHACETPRQCTGIRNGLRAHVDAPALVVGDAELLVPAAGLDRGVGLVAGTGSVAVGRPADGTPVQVGGWGSALGDEGGAAGLVREAVRACWAAHDRGEAPDAPAAALLGAFGVPEVPALGAALERATHPSAERGRWAPAVFAAADAGSALARAVIGAQGRALAALVALPARRGAAADDVVVAGGTVLAQPLLYDAFTAALAETLPAARPRPLPVPPVDGAVVPARSLL
- a CDS encoding phosphatase PAP2 family protein, which codes for MPSSAGHPSSVLNRRGFLTTSLAASAGVLAAPAVAVWLPAADAKAATGPAAFVDDYKTNVVANQTPETNAVVRILGGFAQVWKTGSAWNTGIPLRPEVLRADLRYCARTTAQRTDARAKEAFLYDRQHQSYAMIAGLGPLADLYTAGAKAVTSITSAPDGTPATTVSDAVPADAPAGSALGAGAHDSALGKVAELVDTLRGPYASGNPAKYAYRYPRPWRLTEDSEVVDTGRTDAFGFPVYDSPVVVAPQLLRQRGTSPADDGGFPSGHTNAFHLAALAYAYAVPERFQELVTRAFELAHTRIVAGMHHPVDVIGGRIMATALAAATLADPANAELKAAARAQALAYFTERTGTTADTLYAAAHTGTDPYGDRDANAHAVRPRLTYVLPRQGRELPPTVPKGAEVLLETRLPYLTADQRREVLRSTALPSGYVLLDGFEQWGRLNLFAAADGYGAFDSDVTVTLDPAAGGFSAADAWRNDIAGRGGLVKGGTGTLTLTGRNRYTGGTVLATGTLVAGSADALGHGDVRVADGTLRVSERLRVRGAYTQDAGTLQVTLRAGRRAPLTVRHLTVLGSRAVLSLRLDTERPPVAGSTLPVVDVPRLCGRFSRIEVNSDRLRAVPVYTAEGLSVRLVQR
- a CDS encoding transposase family protein, with amino-acid sequence MREPPGPDTSNSAVSAARTTQAGAALPHVSDHDSFTRPTGRTVLDLVWPDVEGLAIDAVDVVGSAVWVDLRSRQETVTCPSCDVTASRVHIKYLRRLADRPLGGRRVLLRLRVRRFFCDNGPCSRRTMVEQVPSLTTRYRRRTTALARMVQAIGLAVGGRAGDFMASRPLPAPSTTHWLDARTPYATAGAPASPSANTT
- a CDS encoding DUF6192 family protein gives rise to the protein MDRLREAAEKLSKGSFIIGDDALEVVPMQEHGGRSVGDDLFGVSAWLHRLSEDVDVPYNTVKEYRWVASRWPERHRCSGVAFSTHQILAAISDPEERWAAIKNPPLDARTSKRRWTPETARHRVGYHEPGPETV
- a CDS encoding helix-turn-helix domain-containing protein, with protein sequence MDTLELLAHPVRLRVVHALRGGRVLTTGQFCALIPDVSKATVYRHVDLLAAGGILDVADERRVRGAVERRYRLRQERADIDAETVHALTPQHHERAFTAAMTALIAEFGAYLQRQGSDPVDDLVGYRQHAIWLSRDALVAPISAMQAAIAPLLADEPSQERTRYLLSPILFPAEQQPAAADATACGEPGHLR
- a CDS encoding helix-turn-helix domain-containing protein; the protein is MTADDLASARARGRVGGRRPKLTEDQAALAQRLYDEREKTVQQIPDMFGVPRSTVYGDLDKTKTVPRHPK
- a CDS encoding TnsA-like heteromeric transposase endonuclease subunit encodes the protein MTSRSLVGYESWGERAAAMALDLDPAVVALASQPFRLIWPDGDREREHSPDHFARLADGTGVVVDVRPQDPVDEEAAAVFAFTARICESVGWQFRLVGDLDQPFRANLRRPARYRDPRSHRAAVADRLREVFTEPQMLLAGAERAGDRLAVLPVLYHLLWQHELTTDLVAAPLGAATVVRLAARRRS